One window from the genome of Dyella sp. A6 encodes:
- a CDS encoding SapC family protein encodes MAEVLFYERPVPLNRSQHKDLRLKPVPSLRFAQNVHSVPLTCVEFPMAARDMPILFGGNDVASAGPMALLGLRQDENLFVDVDGQWAPNTYIPAFIRRYPFVLAEKPADSEGDDFAVFLDEAYEGFDTNEGERLFKEDGTDSEMLTNAVNFLGEFQQYAARTNWFMEQLRKHDLLEPRTVTLQKDGNAINLNGLFVVSEDKLLQLDEKTTHEFLKSGVLGWIYAHLQSLANIDRVTLRLNQREAAEATAGASKN; translated from the coding sequence GTGGCTGAAGTTCTTTTCTACGAGCGCCCGGTGCCGCTCAACCGTTCCCAGCACAAGGACCTGCGCCTGAAGCCGGTGCCGAGCCTGAGGTTCGCGCAAAACGTGCATTCCGTGCCGTTGACCTGCGTGGAATTCCCGATGGCAGCGCGCGACATGCCGATCCTGTTCGGCGGCAACGATGTCGCCAGCGCCGGTCCGATGGCGCTGCTTGGCCTGCGTCAGGACGAAAACCTGTTCGTGGACGTGGACGGGCAGTGGGCGCCGAACACCTACATCCCGGCCTTCATCCGTCGCTATCCGTTTGTTCTGGCCGAGAAGCCGGCCGACAGCGAGGGCGATGACTTTGCGGTGTTCCTGGACGAAGCCTACGAGGGTTTCGATACCAACGAGGGCGAGCGCCTGTTCAAGGAAGATGGCACCGACAGCGAAATGCTGACCAATGCGGTGAACTTCCTCGGTGAGTTCCAGCAGTACGCGGCGCGCACCAACTGGTTCATGGAGCAGCTGCGCAAGCATGACCTGCTGGAGCCGCGCACCGTCACGCTGCAGAAAGACGGCAACGCGATCAACCTCAACGGCCTGTTTGTGGTCAGCGAGGACAAGCTGCTGCAGCTGGACGAGAAGACCACGCACGAGTTCCTCAAGTCTGGCGTTCTCGGCTGGATCTACGCGCACCTGCAGTCGCTGGCGAACATCGACCGCGTGACCCTGCGTCTGAATCAGCGCGAAGCGGCTGAAGCCACCGCAGGCGCCAGCAAAAACTGA
- a CDS encoding HNH endonuclease, which translates to MLMDAPINADLHSTRVLSLDAAGRILDWISWQDAVCLYVREAVAWTLGDPCLTVHGGHNRDTGEQSLLQLHPIIASTGHCRDHAIDPAPALTNTALFARDRHLCLYCGNHFNRGELTRDHVLPVSRGGRDEWENVVSACLACNLKKSNRTPQQAHMPLLAVPYRPSWVEHLILSNRNILADQMEFLVNHLPRNRRDKLAH; encoded by the coding sequence ATGCTGATGGACGCGCCCATCAACGCCGACCTGCACTCGACCCGCGTGCTGTCGCTGGACGCCGCCGGCCGCATCCTTGACTGGATCAGCTGGCAGGATGCGGTCTGCCTGTATGTCCGCGAGGCGGTGGCCTGGACCCTGGGCGATCCCTGCCTCACCGTTCACGGCGGGCACAACCGCGACACCGGCGAGCAGAGCCTGCTGCAGCTGCATCCGATCATCGCCAGCACCGGCCACTGCCGCGATCATGCCATCGACCCCGCACCGGCGCTCACCAACACTGCGCTGTTCGCGCGCGACCGCCACCTTTGCCTTTACTGCGGCAACCACTTCAATCGCGGCGAGCTGACCCGCGACCACGTGCTGCCGGTCTCACGCGGCGGCCGCGACGAATGGGAAAACGTGGTCAGCGCCTGCCTGGCCTGCAATCTGAAGAAAAGCAACCGCACGCCGCAGCAGGCTCACATGCCGCTGCTGGCCGTGCCCTACCGGCCCAGCTGGGTCGAGCACCTGATCCTTTCCAACCGCAACATCCTGGCCGACCAGATGGAATTCCTGGTCAATCACCTGCCGCGCAACCGGCGCGACAAGCTGGCTCACTGA
- the prmC gene encoding peptide chain release factor N(5)-glutamine methyltransferase, with translation MTGLPSTPDVRSLLASAAQALGERIDAELLLLHVLGKPRSWLFAHADERLDAAAIDAYAALVQRRLAGEPVAYLTGYRGFWTLELEVSPATLIPRPETERLVELALERLPLDAAASVADLGTGSGAIALAIACERPQAHVVACDASAPALAVAQRNAQRLQLPQVRFVQGDWLAPLRGERFDLVVSNPPYIEADDPHLAQGDLRFEPRSALASGTDGLDDIRRIVHDTLDVLKPGGWLLFEHGWNQGELARALLRQAGYASVFTAQDLEGRDRVSGGCWSAA, from the coding sequence GTGACAGGCCTTCCATCCACGCCGGACGTGCGTTCGCTGCTGGCGAGTGCCGCGCAGGCGCTTGGCGAACGGATCGACGCCGAACTGCTGCTACTGCATGTGCTGGGCAAGCCGCGCAGTTGGCTGTTCGCGCACGCGGACGAACGGCTGGATGCGGCCGCCATCGATGCGTATGCGGCCCTGGTACAGCGTCGTCTGGCGGGTGAACCGGTGGCCTACCTCACCGGGTATCGAGGCTTCTGGACCCTGGAACTGGAGGTCAGCCCGGCGACACTGATTCCGCGGCCGGAAACCGAGCGGCTGGTCGAGCTGGCGCTGGAACGACTGCCGCTGGACGCCGCGGCAAGCGTGGCCGACCTGGGTACTGGCAGCGGCGCCATTGCGCTGGCGATCGCATGCGAACGGCCACAGGCACACGTGGTCGCCTGCGATGCCAGTGCGCCGGCGCTGGCCGTCGCGCAGCGCAATGCACAACGGTTGCAACTGCCGCAGGTGCGCTTCGTGCAGGGCGACTGGCTGGCGCCACTACGCGGCGAGCGTTTCGACCTGGTCGTTTCCAACCCGCCCTACATCGAGGCGGACGACCCGCATCTGGCACAGGGTGACCTGCGCTTCGAGCCGCGCTCGGCACTGGCTTCAGGCACCGACGGTCTCGACGACATCCGGCGCATCGTGCACGACACCCTTGACGTGCTGAAGCCAGGCGGATGGCTGCTGTTCGAGCACGGCTGGAACCAGGGCGAGCTGGCACGCGCGCTGTTGCGCCAAGCCGGTTATGCGTCGGTGTTCACGGCGCAGGACCTGGAAGGCCGCGACCGCGTCAGCGGTGGTTGCTGGTCTGCGGCATAA
- the dxs gene encoding 1-deoxy-D-xylulose-5-phosphate synthase codes for MIDSSRYPHLASIQTPADLRHVADDQLPAVADELRAYLIESVASSGGHFGAGLGVVELTVALHHVFNTPDDRLVWDVGHQCYPHKILTGRRDRITTIKKKDGLAPFPRREESEYDTFGVGHSSTSISAALGMAIASQRRGDKRKVVAVIGDGAMTAGMAFEALNHGGDVEPDMLVVFNDNGMSISENVGALTKMAARAMASRRLNAVRERAKRAIPKQSYAGRFFKRWEEHAKGMFVPSTLFEELGFHYTGPIDGHNIPQLLAALRTVKNLPGPQLLHVITTKGKGYAPAEQAQIEYHAVGPFDPEAGLVKKSAPAKPSYTDIFSDWLCDMAAADDRLMGITPAMREGSGLVRFSKTYPERYFDVAIAEQHAVTLAAGMACEGAKPVVAIYSTFLQRAYDQAIHDVALQNLDVTFAIDRAGVVGPDGATHAGSFDLSFLRCLPNMMIMAPADENECRQMLTTGFRHAGPAAIRYPRGTGPGIALRPELDALPIGKAELRRRGHGLALLSFGAMLAPAATVAAELDATLANMRFVKPLDEALILELARTHEAFVTLEDNAVAGGAGSAVAECLAAHGITLPVLHLGLPDTYLEHGSREEVLSMAGLDLPGIRRAIRARFPHIVATQTASAG; via the coding sequence ATGATCGATTCCTCGCGCTACCCTCACCTGGCGTCCATCCAGACTCCCGCCGACCTGCGCCACGTTGCCGACGACCAGCTACCTGCGGTCGCCGACGAACTGCGCGCCTACCTGATCGAGTCCGTGGCCAGCTCCGGCGGCCACTTCGGTGCAGGCCTGGGCGTGGTGGAACTGACGGTAGCGCTGCATCACGTGTTCAACACCCCGGACGACCGCCTGGTCTGGGACGTGGGCCACCAGTGCTACCCGCACAAGATCCTCACCGGCCGCCGCGACCGCATCACCACGATCAAGAAGAAGGACGGCCTGGCACCGTTCCCGCGCCGCGAGGAAAGCGAGTACGACACCTTCGGCGTCGGCCACTCGTCCACCTCGATCTCGGCCGCGCTGGGCATGGCCATCGCCAGCCAGCGTCGCGGCGACAAGCGCAAGGTGGTGGCGGTGATCGGCGACGGCGCGATGACCGCCGGCATGGCGTTCGAGGCGCTGAACCACGGCGGCGACGTCGAACCGGACATGCTGGTGGTCTTCAACGACAACGGCATGTCGATCAGCGAAAACGTGGGGGCACTGACCAAGATGGCGGCCCGTGCCATGGCCAGCCGACGCCTGAATGCTGTGCGTGAGCGGGCCAAGCGCGCGATTCCGAAGCAGTCCTATGCCGGCCGCTTCTTCAAGCGCTGGGAAGAACATGCCAAGGGCATGTTCGTGCCCTCGACTTTGTTCGAGGAACTTGGCTTCCACTACACCGGCCCGATCGACGGCCACAACATTCCGCAACTGCTGGCCGCACTGCGCACGGTGAAGAACCTGCCCGGTCCGCAGCTGCTGCATGTGATCACCACCAAGGGCAAGGGTTACGCACCGGCGGAGCAGGCACAGATCGAATACCACGCCGTCGGCCCGTTCGATCCCGAGGCCGGGCTGGTCAAGAAAAGCGCACCGGCCAAACCCAGCTATACCGACATCTTCAGCGACTGGCTGTGCGACATGGCTGCCGCGGACGATCGCCTGATGGGCATCACCCCCGCGATGCGCGAGGGCTCGGGCCTGGTGCGCTTCTCCAAGACCTATCCGGAACGCTATTTCGACGTGGCCATCGCCGAGCAGCATGCGGTCACGCTGGCAGCCGGCATGGCCTGCGAAGGCGCCAAGCCGGTGGTGGCGATCTATTCCACCTTCCTGCAGCGCGCCTACGACCAGGCCATCCACGACGTGGCACTGCAGAATCTGGACGTGACCTTCGCGATCGATCGTGCCGGCGTGGTCGGTCCTGACGGCGCCACCCACGCCGGCAGCTTCGACCTGAGCTTCCTGCGCTGCCTGCCCAACATGATGATCATGGCCCCGGCGGACGAAAACGAGTGCCGTCAGATGCTCACCACCGGCTTCCGGCACGCAGGCCCCGCCGCCATCCGCTATCCACGCGGTACCGGCCCGGGCATCGCGCTGCGCCCGGAACTCGACGCCCTGCCGATCGGCAAGGCCGAACTGCGGCGGCGTGGCCACGGCCTGGCCCTGCTGAGTTTCGGCGCAATGCTGGCACCGGCCGCCACGGTTGCCGCCGAGCTGGACGCCACCCTGGCGAACATGCGCTTCGTGAAACCGCTGGACGAAGCCCTGATCCTGGAACTGGCCAGAACCCACGAAGCCTTCGTCACGCTGGAAGACAACGCCGTCGCCGGCGGCGCCGGTTCAGCGGTGGCCGAGTGCCTGGCCGCACACGGCATCACCCTGCCGGTGCTGCACCTGGGCCTGCCCGACACCTACCTGGAACACGGTAGCCGCGAGGAAGTGCTGAGCATGGCCGGCCTCGACCTGCCCGGCATCCGCCGCGCCATCCGCGCGCGCTTTCCGCACATCGTGGCCACGCAGACCGCCAGCGCGGGATAA
- a CDS encoding response regulator transcription factor, whose product MSSGRASGTGSHALQIAVLEDDVELRDAVLLPALRDYGFAVTGAGLAAELYRHMISHQFDIVVLDMGLPDEDGLSVARYLRSASTHIGLIMLTGSREKNDRIRALQESVDAFLSKPVDVDVLAATLHSLARRLQAPAPSSAGRAMSHAGWHLEADGWRLIAPNDSIVALTAPEQCVLTTLMARMGEPVSRETLIEALTDDIYDFDPHRLEMMIHRLRRKAREQTGEPLPLLTARGTGYLFAAGESIA is encoded by the coding sequence ATGAGTTCAGGCCGAGCCTCCGGCACCGGTTCGCACGCACTGCAGATCGCGGTGCTCGAGGACGACGTCGAGCTGCGCGACGCCGTGTTGCTGCCGGCGCTGCGCGACTACGGCTTTGCCGTGACCGGCGCCGGCCTGGCTGCCGAACTGTACCGGCACATGATCTCGCATCAGTTCGACATCGTGGTACTGGACATGGGCCTGCCCGATGAAGACGGTCTCAGCGTGGCGCGTTATCTGCGCTCGGCCTCGACCCATATCGGCCTGATCATGCTCACCGGCAGCCGCGAGAAGAACGACCGCATCCGCGCGCTGCAGGAGAGCGTCGATGCCTTCCTGAGCAAACCGGTGGACGTCGACGTGCTCGCAGCCACCCTGCACAGTCTGGCCCGTCGCCTGCAGGCACCCGCGCCCTCCTCCGCCGGACGCGCCATGAGCCATGCCGGCTGGCACCTCGAAGCCGATGGCTGGCGCCTGATTGCGCCGAACGACAGCATCGTGGCACTGACCGCTCCGGAACAATGCGTGCTCACCACACTGATGGCCCGGATGGGCGAACCGGTGTCACGCGAAACGCTGATCGAAGCGCTGACCGACGACATCTACGATTTCGATCCGCATCGTCTCGAGATGATGATCCATCGCCTGCGGCGCAAGGCGCGGGAGCAGACCGGCGAGCCATTGCCGCTGCTCACGGCCCGCGGCACCGGTTATCTGTTCGCGGCGGGTGAGAGCATCGCCTGA
- a CDS encoding M1 family metallopeptidase, producing MRRFVRPLLLTALAAACGSALAAGTNQAPQGRLPRWAMPESYHIAFKVDPAKQDFAGTTTIRVDLKKASDYVWLDGQDLHVSKVTITDASGKVHQGKYEAVSPKTGVSRVDFGSTLKPQQLTLTFDYTAPLNQQLQGLYKVVYAGHPYAMTQMEPISARFAFPGFDEPSFKTPFDISLTIPDTLVGVANTKQVKDVPAGKGWKTLTFAQTKPLPTYLVAFAVGPWDIVSGPVISPDAYRSKPLRLRGIAAAGQAHRMKHILGETPAIIHTLENYYAFGYPWDKLDLLAAPDFSAGAMENPGLVTFRDWLLLLDPDSPARDVRGSFNDTAHELAHQWTGDTVTMKWWNDIWLNEAFATWMQQKVTMKLHPEYRADLDRVLGAEGAMNNDSLVSAREIRQPITGNGDIMTAFDGITYMKGAAVLGMFEAYVGDKTFRKGMRAYIQAHKFGNADADDLVNAIAQAAGKGQVFKNAFKSFLNQSGVPYVQTKLEHKDGKTVLELKQSRYLPLGSTGNSHRIWGIPVCVRYGVAGGSKVACDMLDKATGSMVLAGATPSTWVMPNADGRGYYRFSLDKSALAALSRHVDKLSDTEQLAYADAIGASFKRGDLDAGQALMALQPLTHSKTREVATSPISLVTWIYQHEAVTDAQRAHIRQWIEHAYLPRLEQLGYMRKPGESDSDALLRSKLAGALAFDFDVPQVRAALLKQGEAVLKRKADGSLDFAAANPDLLGDALGMAVQAHGKPVVDTLIAVLPKTTDPALRNSMLSALSKAQKPALADEARDFALSKSVKVGEMASILRGGRDTRAGRDALWHWFTAHYPQVLARTGSFAGGYLPLIAAGGSCSTAEVDRLQAFFKPRVNDAPGAARGLAQTSESGLLCAALKAKQNPDTITR from the coding sequence ATGCGTCGCTTCGTCCGTCCGCTCCTTCTTACTGCCCTGGCCGCCGCCTGCGGTTCCGCTCTCGCCGCTGGCACGAATCAGGCCCCGCAGGGCCGGCTGCCGCGCTGGGCGATGCCCGAGTCCTATCACATCGCGTTCAAGGTCGATCCCGCCAAGCAGGACTTCGCGGGTACCACCACCATCCGGGTGGACCTGAAGAAGGCATCCGACTACGTGTGGCTGGACGGCCAGGACCTGCACGTCAGCAAGGTGACCATCACCGACGCGTCGGGCAAGGTGCATCAGGGCAAGTACGAGGCGGTGTCGCCCAAGACCGGCGTGTCGCGGGTGGACTTCGGCAGCACGCTGAAGCCGCAGCAGCTGACCCTGACCTTCGACTACACCGCGCCGCTGAACCAGCAATTGCAGGGTCTGTACAAGGTCGTCTATGCCGGTCATCCGTATGCGATGACGCAGATGGAACCGATCAGCGCCCGCTTCGCCTTTCCCGGGTTCGACGAGCCCTCGTTCAAGACGCCGTTCGACATCAGCCTGACCATCCCCGACACGCTGGTCGGCGTGGCCAATACCAAGCAGGTGAAGGATGTTCCCGCCGGCAAGGGCTGGAAGACCCTGACCTTCGCCCAGACCAAGCCGCTGCCGACCTATCTGGTGGCGTTCGCGGTCGGTCCGTGGGACATCGTGAGCGGCCCGGTGATCTCGCCGGATGCGTACCGCAGCAAGCCGCTGCGCCTGCGCGGTATCGCCGCCGCCGGCCAGGCACACCGCATGAAGCACATCCTGGGCGAGACGCCGGCGATCATCCACACGCTGGAGAACTACTACGCCTTCGGTTATCCGTGGGACAAGCTCGACCTGCTCGCCGCTCCCGACTTCTCCGCCGGTGCGATGGAGAATCCGGGCCTGGTCACCTTCCGTGACTGGCTGCTGCTGCTGGACCCGGATTCGCCGGCACGCGACGTGCGCGGCTCGTTCAACGACACCGCGCATGAGCTGGCGCACCAGTGGACCGGCGACACCGTCACCATGAAGTGGTGGAACGACATCTGGCTCAATGAGGCCTTCGCCACCTGGATGCAGCAGAAGGTCACCATGAAGCTGCACCCGGAATACCGCGCTGATCTCGATCGCGTGCTGGGCGCCGAGGGTGCGATGAACAACGACAGCCTGGTCAGCGCGCGCGAGATCCGCCAGCCGATTACCGGCAACGGCGACATCATGACCGCGTTCGACGGCATTACCTACATGAAGGGCGCGGCGGTGCTCGGCATGTTCGAGGCCTACGTCGGCGACAAGACCTTCCGCAAGGGCATGCGCGCCTACATCCAGGCGCACAAGTTCGGCAATGCCGATGCCGACGACCTGGTCAACGCGATCGCCCAGGCAGCCGGCAAGGGCCAGGTGTTCAAGAACGCATTCAAGAGCTTCCTCAACCAGTCCGGCGTGCCGTACGTGCAGACGAAGCTGGAGCACAAGGACGGCAAGACCGTGCTGGAGCTGAAGCAAAGTCGTTACCTGCCGCTCGGCAGTACCGGCAACAGCCATCGCATCTGGGGTATCCCGGTGTGCGTACGCTACGGTGTGGCCGGCGGCAGCAAGGTGGCCTGCGACATGCTGGACAAGGCGACCGGCTCGATGGTGCTGGCCGGCGCCACGCCATCGACCTGGGTCATGCCGAACGCCGATGGCCGCGGCTACTACCGCTTCAGCCTCGACAAGTCGGCGCTGGCCGCGCTGAGCCGCCACGTCGACAAGCTCAGCGACACCGAGCAGCTGGCCTATGCCGACGCGATCGGCGCCAGCTTCAAGCGCGGCGACTTGGATGCCGGCCAGGCGCTGATGGCGCTGCAGCCGCTGACGCATTCGAAGACGCGTGAAGTGGCGACCTCGCCGATCAGCCTGGTCACCTGGATCTATCAGCACGAAGCGGTGACCGACGCCCAGCGCGCGCATATCCGCCAGTGGATCGAGCACGCCTACCTGCCGCGCCTCGAACAGCTCGGCTACATGCGCAAGCCGGGCGAATCGGACAGCGACGCACTGCTGCGCAGCAAGCTGGCAGGCGCGCTGGCGTTCGACTTCGACGTGCCGCAGGTACGCGCAGCCCTGCTCAAGCAGGGCGAGGCGGTGCTCAAGCGCAAGGCCGACGGCAGCCTGGACTTCGCCGCGGCGAACCCGGACCTGCTGGGCGACGCGCTGGGCATGGCGGTGCAGGCGCACGGCAAGCCGGTCGTCGATACCCTGATCGCGGTGCTGCCCAAGACCACCGACCCGGCACTGCGCAACAGCATGCTGTCGGCCCTCAGCAAGGCGCAGAAGCCGGCGCTGGCCGACGAGGCCCGCGATTTCGCGCTGAGCAAGTCGGTTAAGGTGGGCGAGATGGCTTCGATCCTGCGTGGCGGTCGTGACACCCGTGCCGGTCGTGATGCGCTGTGGCACTGGTTCACCGCGCATTACCCGCAGGTGCTTGCCCGCACCGGCAGCTTCGCCGGTGGCTACCTGCCGCTGATCGCAGCCGGCGGCAGCTGCTCCACGGCTGAGGTGGATCGCCTGCAGGCGTTCTTCAAGCCACGCGTGAACGATGCCCCGGGCGCCGCCCGCGGCCTGGCACAGACCAGCGAAAGCGGTCTGCTGTGCGCAGCCCTGAAGGCCAAGCAGAACCCGGACACGATCACGCGCTGA
- a CDS encoding sensor histidine kinase, translating into MQLLLICVGCFAAVNKVVMFSQPEFRAALSNLVMFVDAFTDVMIVVAAWVSLFFVRRGEFRKGVSLFLGVMLASGLLAYTVIGLRRLYLDPFPLLLLGLAGLMLGRRALWTVFGILMLWFGLGTLSDAWRDIHAGVVHWKLSFRPTVEISYLAVALVLDRAIGALRETLAVSEARGEQLERTNRQLQHEMVERERTMEHLVHAQKMEAVGRVASGVAHDFDNILGVILGYTARRERLADGGVAPLVNAMAGIHAAAERAAMISRQLLGFSRHDVTRVELLDLREIMQTVCPMMKQLFGAHIRMSIEQPEEPSMVAMDRAQLELILLSVASNARDAMPDGGDFDIVVRRGRDQVLIELSDNGVGIAPGRLEHIFEPFYTTKPVGSGTGLGLSVVHDVLDATGGGISVRSIVGKGTTFVMMIPLAEQQAGQDVATQAMLSPAANR; encoded by the coding sequence GTGCAGCTATTGCTGATCTGCGTGGGCTGCTTTGCGGCAGTGAACAAGGTCGTGATGTTCTCGCAGCCCGAATTTCGTGCGGCGCTGAGCAACCTGGTGATGTTCGTCGATGCGTTCACCGACGTGATGATCGTGGTCGCGGCCTGGGTCAGTCTTTTCTTCGTCCGCCGCGGTGAATTTCGCAAGGGCGTGAGCCTGTTTCTCGGCGTGATGCTGGCGAGCGGCCTGCTCGCCTATACGGTGATCGGGTTGAGGCGCTTATACCTCGATCCGTTTCCGCTGCTGTTGCTCGGCCTTGCAGGCCTGATGCTGGGGCGCCGTGCGCTGTGGACAGTGTTCGGCATTCTGATGCTGTGGTTCGGGCTGGGCACGCTGTCCGATGCCTGGAGAGACATCCATGCCGGAGTGGTGCACTGGAAGTTGAGTTTCAGGCCGACCGTGGAGATCAGCTATCTCGCTGTGGCGCTGGTGCTGGACCGGGCGATCGGTGCGCTGCGTGAAACGCTGGCGGTGTCGGAAGCGCGTGGCGAGCAGCTCGAGCGCACTAACCGGCAACTGCAGCACGAGATGGTCGAACGCGAGCGCACGATGGAGCACCTGGTGCATGCGCAGAAGATGGAGGCGGTCGGCCGCGTCGCCAGTGGCGTGGCACACGATTTCGACAACATTCTCGGCGTGATCCTCGGCTATACGGCTCGCCGTGAACGCCTTGCCGATGGCGGCGTGGCCCCGCTGGTCAATGCGATGGCGGGCATTCACGCGGCGGCCGAGCGGGCCGCGATGATCAGCCGGCAACTGCTGGGTTTCAGCCGGCACGATGTCACGCGGGTGGAGCTGCTGGACCTGCGCGAGATCATGCAAACGGTCTGCCCGATGATGAAGCAGCTGTTCGGCGCGCATATCCGGATGTCGATCGAGCAGCCCGAGGAACCCAGCATGGTTGCCATGGATCGTGCCCAGCTCGAACTGATCCTGCTCAGCGTCGCCTCCAATGCCCGCGATGCGATGCCTGACGGCGGCGACTTCGACATCGTCGTCCGGCGCGGCAGGGATCAGGTTCTGATCGAACTGTCCGACAACGGCGTAGGTATCGCGCCGGGACGCCTGGAGCACATCTTCGAGCCGTTCTACACCACCAAGCCGGTCGGCAGCGGAACCGGGCTGGGCCTGTCAGTCGTACATGACGTGCTGGACGCCACCGGAGGCGGCATCAGCGTGCGCAGCATCGTCGGCAAGGGCACCACCTTCGTCATGATGATTCCGCTCGCAGAGCAACAGGCCGGGCAGGATGTCGCGACTCAGGCGATGCTCTCACCCGCCGCGAACAGATAA
- a CDS encoding S8 family serine peptidase — MSTTRSLHICLLASALLMAMPFAHAATTSTPALAAKVNLRTLTNSQQYDRFIVTYRKGSTESTSGAAVAQNIRAAVSRAGFGMATRSSTGAAVPGMTVSYMRKLAMGAQLVRTSRKLNASEAATLMGQIAADPAVAHVEADVMMHLVRDISSNTVVAPSDLFTGAPNDTYYSYQWHFNNATGGADVANAWPVADGAGIIVAVIDTGITAHPDIDESLADAGYDFITDAAISGRTTNGRVAGGWDTGDWTTADECASGSPAKNSSWHGTHVSGTIAELTNNSTGMAGIAHSAKVLPVRALGHCGGYTSDIADAIEWASGGTVSGVPDNTNPAQVINMSLGGSGTCSASDVTGTAIADAIARGTTVVVAAGNSDVDASTFTPASCPGVITVASNGITGKRAFYSNYGNDVTLSAPGGGVYANDASSGTQVQDGFVWSAINSGTTTPVNATYGGMAGTSQAAPHVTGTVAMILGAEKAAGMPLSTPAEIKDILVNSARAFPVTEDQPIGAGILDAAAAVNLAINGGSGGGVDPSAITLTEGTVLSDQSGSAGTSQLYALTVPAGATRLSLRSFGGTGNVTMYVKAGTVPAADGSDADITSARPGNTETAVIATPTATTYYIRIVGVSNYAGLRLLGTYSL, encoded by the coding sequence ATGTCTACGACTCGTTCGCTTCACATATGCCTGCTCGCATCGGCCCTGCTGATGGCGATGCCGTTTGCCCATGCAGCCACCACCAGCACGCCAGCACTGGCCGCCAAGGTCAATCTGCGCACGCTGACCAACTCGCAGCAGTACGACCGCTTCATCGTCACCTACCGCAAGGGCAGCACTGAAAGCACCAGTGGCGCGGCCGTCGCGCAGAACATCCGCGCCGCGGTCAGCCGGGCCGGCTTCGGCATGGCCACCCGCAGCAGCACCGGTGCGGCGGTGCCGGGCATGACGGTGTCGTACATGCGCAAGCTCGCGATGGGCGCCCAACTGGTGCGTACCTCGCGCAAACTGAATGCCAGCGAGGCCGCCACGCTGATGGGGCAGATCGCTGCGGATCCAGCAGTGGCGCATGTCGAGGCCGACGTGATGATGCATCTCGTCCGCGACATCTCCAGCAACACCGTCGTCGCGCCCAGCGACCTTTTCACCGGCGCTCCCAATGACACCTACTACTCGTACCAATGGCATTTCAACAATGCCACCGGCGGTGCGGATGTCGCCAACGCCTGGCCGGTAGCCGATGGCGCGGGCATCATTGTGGCGGTGATCGACACCGGCATCACCGCACACCCGGACATCGACGAGTCGCTGGCCGACGCGGGCTACGACTTCATCACCGACGCCGCGATCTCTGGCCGTACCACCAATGGCCGCGTGGCCGGCGGCTGGGATACCGGCGACTGGACCACGGCAGACGAGTGCGCCAGCGGCAGTCCAGCCAAGAACAGCAGTTGGCATGGCACCCATGTGTCCGGCACCATCGCCGAGCTGACCAACAACAGTACCGGCATGGCCGGCATCGCGCATTCGGCCAAGGTACTGCCGGTTCGTGCACTCGGCCATTGCGGCGGTTACACCTCGGACATCGCGGATGCGATCGAATGGGCCTCCGGCGGTACGGTCTCCGGCGTCCCGGACAACACCAACCCGGCACAGGTGATCAATATGAGCCTGGGCGGCAGCGGCACCTGCTCGGCCAGCGACGTGACCGGCACCGCAATTGCCGATGCCATCGCCCGCGGCACCACGGTGGTGGTCGCTGCCGGCAACAGTGACGTGGATGCATCCACCTTCACCCCAGCCAGCTGCCCGGGCGTGATTACCGTGGCGTCCAACGGCATCACCGGCAAGCGTGCCTTCTACTCGAACTACGGCAACGATGTGACCTTGTCGGCCCCGGGCGGCGGCGTCTACGCCAATGACGCGAGCAGCGGTACCCAGGTGCAGGATGGTTTCGTATGGTCGGCGATCAATAGCGGCACCACGACGCCGGTTAATGCCACCTACGGTGGCATGGCCGGTACCTCGCAGGCCGCCCCACACGTCACCGGTACAGTGGCGATGATTCTCGGCGCGGAAAAAGCCGCAGGCATGCCCCTGTCGACTCCGGCCGAGATCAAGGACATCCTGGTCAACTCCGCGCGAGCCTTTCCGGTGACCGAGGACCAGCCGATCGGCGCGGGCATCCTGGATGCAGCCGCTGCCGTGAATCTTGCGATCAACGGCGGCAGCGGTGGCGGCGTCGATCCCAGTGCCATCACGCTGACCGAAGGCACCGTGCTTTCGGACCAGAGCGGCAGCGCCGGTACCTCGCAGTTGTATGCGCTGACCGTTCCGGCGGGTGCGACCAGGCTCAGTTTGCGCAGTTTCGGCGGCACCGGCAACGTGACCATGTACGTGAAGGCCGGCACGGTCCCGGCAGCAGACGGCAGCGACGCCGACATCACCTCGGCCCGCCCCGGCAACACCGAAACGGCGGTCATCGCGACGCCCACGGCCACCACGTACTACATCCGTATCGTGGGCGTGAGCAACTATGCGGGCCTCAGGCTGCTGGGAACCTACTCGCTCTGA